One Dama dama isolate Ldn47 chromosome 18, ASM3311817v1, whole genome shotgun sequence DNA window includes the following coding sequences:
- the ZNF786 gene encoding zinc finger protein 786 isoform X3, with protein MRANYEIFLSLDNGLPKPELISWIEQGEELYKKWGESQESRSIICSSADLHFDPVIEGQPFSVSGNQQAVSSEEAHYHFQVDPLQSHRSSEPLSGKSEDVSFRPDQAVALVNPQRHNTRPLLPAVHSSREPAQRDRIASPRALGLPGFQQSCAFCGESFWNENLLERHQGSHSKAWKQLRKQPEAEQPRRQTHFRGLGCGRGFRRKPPLLSPVVARAEESHPLGLESEETCGYRLTPPRPSPCPSCDDSASRGPPGVERPVSPREGAGAASEQTELPPSSNLAGQACGLWVGDPAALEPGPGGERPSSCGACRRRPSRRCGVSDHTHVHCAERPCRCAECGRAFRQRGRLRLHWQTPSHEPPCPGPECGLGFRLRSPLRAHGLRHSAERPLACGECGRGFAHPCKLREHLRVHSGERPFGCAECGKSFRLKGILKAHERTHSHERPFQCAECGRGFTRPSKLAEHFRVHSGERPFGCPDCGRRFRLQGQLRSHRRLHTGERPFLCPDCGKSYRVKADLKAHQLLHGGPMPFSCECGKGFAKQSKLVEHVRTHTGEKPFQCPQCDKRFRLKAQLLSHQGLHTGERPFRCPECDKNFRERGHMLRHQRIHRPDRPFACADCGKGFIYKSKLAEHVRVHAKSCRVRREPDVKKRLSQLFAMIEADWS; from the coding sequence TTTCAGGAAACCAACAAGCTGTGAGTTCAGAAGAAGCTCATTACCATTTCCAAGTAGATCCTCTTCAGAGCCACCGTTCCTCTGAACCCTTATCAGGAAAAAGTGAAGATGTTTCCTTCAGGCCTGACCAAGCCGTCGCCCTCGTGAACCCACAGAGACATAACACTCGGCCTTTACTCCCAGCGGTCCACAGCTCCAGGGAACCCGCCCAAAGAGACAGAATCGCAAGCCCCAGAGCCCTGGGTCTCCCAGGCTTCCAGCAGTCTTGTGCCTTCTGTGGGGAAAGCTTTTGGAATGAGAACCTCTTAGAgcggcaccagggaagccactcaaAGGCCTGGAAGCAACTCCGCAAACAACCCGAGGCAGAGCAGCCTCGGAGACAGACTCACTTCCGCGGCCTCGGATGTGGGCGGGGCTTCCGTCGGAAGCCGCCCTTGCTTAGCCCCGTGGTGGCCAGGGCTGAGGAGAGCCACCCGCTAGGCCTCGAAAGTGAAGAGACGTGCGGCTACCGCCTGACGCCACCACGGCCTTCCCCGTGCCCCAGTTGCGACGACAGTGCCTCCCGGGGACCCCCGGGCGTGGAGAGGCCAGTCTCCCCGAGAGAGGGCGCCGGGGCAGCCTCCGAGCAGACCGAGCTCCCTCCGAGCTCGAACCTGGCTGGTCAGGCGTGTGGCCTTTGGGTTGGAGACCCGGCGGCCCTCGAGCCTGGCCCCGGTGGGGAGAGGCCGTCCTCCTGTGGCGCGTGCCGCCGGCGTCCCTCCCGGCGGTGCGGGGTCTCCGACCACACCCACGTGCACTGCGCGGAGCGGCCCTGCCGGTGCGCTGAGTGCGGTCGGGCCTTCCGCCAGCGCGGGCGGCTGCGGCTCCACTGGCAGACGCCCTCGCACGAGCCACCCTGCCCAGGTCCGGAGTGCGGCCTGGGCTTTCGCCTGAGGAGCCCGCTGCGGGCCCACGGGCTGCGGCACAGCGCTGAGAGGCCGCTGGCGTGTGGCGAGTGCGGCCGCGGCTTCGCCCATCCGTGCAAGCTGCGTGAGCACCTGCGGGTGCACAGCGGCGAGCGGCCCTTCGGCTGTGCGGAATGCGGCAAGAGCTTCCGCCTCAAGGGCATCCTGAAGGCGCACGAGCGCACGCACAGCCACGAGCGGCCCTTCCAATGCGCCGAGTGCGGCCGGGGCTTCACGCGGCCGTCCAAGCTGGCTGAGCACTTCCGCGTGCACAGCGGCGAGCGGCCCTTCGGCTGCCCGGACTGCGGCCGCCGCTTCCGCCTCCAGGGGCAGCTGCGGAGCCACCGGCGCCTGCACACGGGCGAGAGGCCCTTCCTGTGCCCCGACTGCGGCAAGAGCTACCGCGTGAAGGCCGACTTGAAGGCGCACCAGCTGCTGCACGGCGGCCCGATGCCCTTCTCCTGCGAGTGCGGCAAGGGCTTCGCCAAGCAGTCCAAGCTCGTGGAGCACGTCCGGACgcacacgggcgagaagccctTCCAGTGTCCCCAGTGCGACAAGCGCTTTCGCTTGAAGGCGCAgctgctcagccaccagggccTGCACACCGGGGAGAGGCCTTTCCGCTGCCCCGAGTGCGACAAAAACTTCCGGGAAAGGGGCCACATGCTCCGGCACCAGCGCATCCATCGGCCCGACCGGCCGTTCGCCTGTGCAGACTGCGGCAAGGGCTTCATTTACAAGTCGAAACTGGCCGAACACGTCCGAGTGCACGCGAAATCCTGCCGTGTCCGCAGAGAGCCTGACGTTAAGAAAAGGCTCAGCCAGCTGTTTGCGATGATTGAGGCTGACTGGAGTTGA